A stretch of the Deltaproteobacteria bacterium genome encodes the following:
- a CDS encoding class I SAM-dependent rRNA methyltransferase → MVQVVVSKKCAERLLSGHLWVFNNEIKAVEGNYSNGDIIHVADGKKRFIGKGYINDNSKIIIRLLSFRDEEINKGFFRKRIEDALSYRLSLGWQMDGSFRVVFSEGDLLPGLIVDKYENVLCIQILTLGMERWKEDVVDILKEIFNPKTIVERSDVDVRKKEGLQPRKGVLYGDENSKVVIALDGLKFEIDLLEGHKTGFYLDQQENRKIIEPYVKDKRVLDCFAYTGAFAIHSAKYGAKEIVALEDSGKVLEMLQQNIQLNGLENIIRAEKGDAFDWLREQYKKGERFDCVMLDPPSFVKGKEAMAGAWRGYKDINILGLKLLNDNGYLITSSCSQNISPTAFLDILNDAARDAGCMLQLIENRSQAKDHPILISMPETHYLKFVVAKKVAK, encoded by the coding sequence TTGGTTCAGGTTGTTGTTTCAAAAAAATGCGCAGAAAGGCTTTTGTCAGGCCATCTCTGGGTTTTTAATAACGAGATAAAGGCAGTCGAAGGCAATTATTCCAATGGGGATATTATCCATGTTGCTGATGGAAAGAAAAGATTTATCGGCAAGGGATATATCAATGACAACTCAAAGATAATAATCAGGCTTTTGAGCTTCAGGGATGAGGAGATAAATAAAGGCTTTTTCAGGAAAAGGATTGAAGATGCTTTAAGCTACCGGCTTTCATTGGGCTGGCAGATGGATGGCTCTTTCAGGGTCGTATTCAGCGAAGGTGATTTGCTTCCCGGTTTGATAGTGGACAAATATGAAAATGTCCTGTGCATCCAGATATTGACCCTCGGCATGGAAAGATGGAAGGAAGATGTTGTTGACATATTGAAAGAAATATTTAACCCAAAAACCATTGTTGAGCGCAGCGATGTTGATGTCAGAAAAAAAGAAGGGCTTCAGCCAAGAAAAGGGGTTCTCTACGGAGATGAAAACAGCAAAGTTGTTATAGCGCTTGACGGACTAAAGTTTGAGATAGACCTTCTGGAAGGGCATAAGACAGGTTTTTACCTTGACCAGCAGGAAAACAGAAAAATAATAGAGCCGTATGTAAAAGATAAAAGGGTTCTTGACTGCTTTGCCTATACAGGCGCATTTGCCATACATTCAGCGAAATACGGCGCAAAAGAGATTGTGGCGCTGGAGGATTCCGGCAAGGTATTGGAGATGTTACAGCAAAATATCCAGCTTAACGGCCTTGAAAATATAATAAGGGCTGAAAAAGGCGATGCCTTTGACTGGCTCCGCGAGCAATATAAAAAAGGCGAAAGATTTGACTGTGTGATGCTTGACCCGCCGTCATTTGTAAAAGGCAAGGAGGCAATGGCCGGCGCATGGCGCGGATATAAAGATATAAATATTTTGGGTTTGAAACTATTAAACGACAACGGCTATCTTATCACATCTTCTTGCTCGCAAAATATTTCTCCAACTGCATTTCTGGATATATTGAATGATGCGGCGCGGGATGCAGGCTGTATGCTCCAGCTTATTGAAAACCGCTCTCAGGCAAAAGACCATCCAATTCTAATCAGTATGCCGGAGACACATTATCTAAAATTTGTTGTGGCAAAGAAGGTTGCAAAATAA
- a CDS encoding methyl-accepting chemotaxis protein — protein MFKVTLQQRIYLVIAVVVIVLAASFSLLIYYVIRNEEAKLIQEKAKASSMMSQTILHTIYKDMLDERADMAYHLMQSVKKIKGMERVQIVRSNGVEAAFADDKTLKEVEEEYGELKPEWKTPRISHGGKNVADGVDYPKFKEALQFFKDNPKNIEPIHFIEERTDKRLFTYLEIIKGRQKCSACHKETVGFRAFLMISISLEDTYAALKESRNNWTWFGIVTIAVVSLILGTTITVGVTRPIKQTVSMLGDIAEVKGDLTKRLTVKTEDEIGKVALWFNKFVEGMQETVKVVKTAFGKVVSISGLLSASSQKVRQSAEQQLRSTDDTSSAINELETSMKSVTGAAEHIHSSMDNVASSVIEMSASSEEISGNMEKLSSSVETTTSSIMEISASVKEVANSIEMLSDIAEKIASSITQIHANIKEIEKYTDEQTGLAEDVKNYATSVGMDSVKKTMTGMTRIREDVTSASAVIKKLGERSEAVGSMLNVINNVAETTSLLALNAAILAAQAGEHGKGFAVVANETKNLASKTATSTKEIAGIIEAFHGDIADAINSIGRSSAAVEEGVAASSEALTVLETIGQSTDQTAGMAKKVGIATREQAQGVNLVTETIQKMGQMIEELKRSTDEQRRGTEGIIKASENMSDITKTVKTSTQQQAKESKYTSEIVSDVAQKIKAIAKTIDEQRVAVSRIAKTVELVKRVGEDNVNLAAELDKTVEKLNEQAAHMKEGMDKFKV, from the coding sequence ATGTTCAAGGTTACCCTCCAGCAAAGAATATACCTCGTCATAGCCGTTGTGGTTATCGTCCTTGCCGCAAGTTTCAGCCTTCTCATCTACTACGTTATAAGAAATGAAGAAGCCAAGCTTATTCAAGAAAAGGCAAAGGCAAGCTCCATGATGTCTCAGACCATTCTCCATACCATTTATAAGGACATGCTCGATGAACGGGCGGACATGGCCTATCACCTCATGCAGAGCGTAAAAAAAATCAAAGGGATGGAGCGGGTGCAGATCGTGAGAAGCAACGGCGTTGAGGCGGCGTTTGCAGACGACAAGACACTCAAGGAAGTTGAAGAGGAATACGGAGAATTGAAACCGGAATGGAAAACCCCCCGCATCTCCCATGGCGGGAAAAATGTCGCCGATGGAGTAGACTACCCTAAATTCAAGGAAGCATTACAGTTTTTTAAAGACAATCCGAAAAATATCGAGCCAATACATTTTATAGAAGAACGCACGGATAAAAGACTTTTTACATATCTTGAGATTATTAAAGGGCGTCAGAAATGCAGCGCATGCCATAAGGAAACAGTAGGGTTTCGGGCTTTCCTCATGATCTCAATATCCCTTGAAGATACCTATGCTGCGCTCAAGGAGAGCCGGAACAACTGGACATGGTTCGGAATTGTGACCATCGCCGTGGTGAGCCTGATCCTCGGCACCACCATAACAGTAGGCGTTACCAGGCCCATTAAGCAGACAGTAAGCATGCTCGGGGATATCGCAGAGGTAAAGGGAGACCTGACCAAAAGGCTTACGGTTAAAACAGAGGATGAGATCGGCAAGGTTGCGCTCTGGTTCAATAAATTCGTTGAAGGGATGCAGGAAACCGTCAAAGTAGTCAAGACGGCTTTTGGGAAGGTTGTGTCCATTTCCGGACTTTTATCCGCATCTTCCCAAAAGGTGCGGCAGTCCGCAGAACAGCAACTCCGCTCAACAGATGACACCTCGTCTGCAATCAACGAGCTGGAAACGTCCATGAAGTCTGTTACAGGCGCTGCCGAACATATCCACTCCTCAATGGACAACGTTGCATCATCCGTGATTGAGATGTCTGCATCTTCCGAAGAGATATCCGGTAATATGGAAAAATTGTCTTCTTCTGTCGAAACAACAACGTCATCAATCATGGAAATCAGCGCGTCGGTAAAAGAGGTGGCAAACTCTATCGAGATGCTCTCGGACATTGCGGAAAAAATAGCCTCCTCCATAACGCAGATTCATGCTAATATCAAAGAAATTGAGAAATACACCGACGAGCAGACGGGCCTTGCCGAAGATGTTAAAAACTATGCAACTTCAGTCGGTATGGATTCGGTGAAAAAGACTATGACCGGAATGACCCGCATTCGGGAAGACGTCACCTCGGCATCCGCAGTCATAAAGAAGTTAGGTGAACGGTCCGAGGCTGTCGGCAGCATGCTCAACGTAATCAATAATGTCGCTGAAACGACATCTCTCCTCGCTCTCAACGCAGCCATACTTGCGGCCCAGGCAGGAGAGCACGGCAAGGGATTTGCCGTTGTTGCCAATGAGACAAAGAACCTTGCGAGTAAGACAGCCACATCAACAAAAGAGATTGCCGGCATTATCGAGGCGTTTCACGGTGATATAGCAGATGCAATAAATTCCATCGGGCGGAGCTCGGCCGCTGTAGAGGAAGGGGTTGCGGCCTCCTCAGAGGCGCTAACCGTCCTTGAAACGATCGGCCAGAGCACGGACCAGACCGCAGGGATGGCAAAAAAGGTAGGGATTGCCACCAGAGAGCAGGCACAGGGAGTGAACCTTGTCACAGAGACCATTCAGAAAATGGGGCAAATGATTGAAGAGCTGAAGAGGTCAACCGACGAACAACGGCGCGGAACTGAAGGGATCATCAAGGCCTCGGAAAACATGAGCGACATTACAAAAACCGTGAAGACGTCCACCCAACAGCAGGCCAAAGAATCAAAATACACCTCAGAGATTGTTTCCGACGTTGCGCAAAAGATAAAGGCGATCGCAAAGACAATTGACGAACAGAGAGTTGCGGTAAGCCGCATTGCAAAGACAGTGGAACTGGTAAAACGGGTCGGCGAAGACAATGTCAATCTTGCGGCAGAGCTCGACAAGACGGTAGAAAAATTGAATGAACAGGCAGCTCATATGAAAGAAGGTATGGATAAGTTCAAGGTCTGA
- a CDS encoding DmsE family decaheme c-type cytochrome → MKRYLFAMLFLALWRPLAYGGEVDWAALNPALADATYIGSSAKCLECHEEYMNVFKKTAHSRASHTMKQNDCESCHGPMSKHLDAPKRRPPLTVSFKKERGLTALQKNSICLQCHEKGKVAMWMGSQHERVSVACADCHNIQKGMPRDLIKQTNTDLCIKCHTKYRAAIQKSSHHPLREGKLFCTDCHNPHGTMTEKLVSANSVNEKCYECHTEYRGPFLFEHPVVRENCMTCHEPHGSNLTFLLRLKPPHLCQQCHVNVIQGHSAFLFDGNDLPGGSNFSGSVGGKRMVQKGCPNCHSQIHGSNHPAGAKFQR, encoded by the coding sequence ATGAAGAGATACCTATTTGCCATGCTATTTTTGGCGCTATGGCGTCCTCTTGCATACGGAGGAGAAGTTGACTGGGCAGCGCTCAATCCAGCGCTTGCTGACGCGACCTATATCGGGAGCAGCGCAAAATGTCTGGAGTGCCACGAGGAATACATGAACGTCTTCAAAAAGACAGCCCATTCGCGGGCCAGCCACACCATGAAGCAAAACGACTGCGAATCATGTCATGGGCCGATGAGCAAACACCTGGACGCTCCCAAAAGGCGTCCTCCACTTACGGTCTCTTTTAAAAAGGAGCGCGGATTGACGGCCCTGCAGAAAAATTCCATTTGCCTGCAGTGCCATGAAAAAGGAAAGGTAGCTATGTGGATGGGAAGTCAGCATGAAAGGGTCAGTGTTGCATGCGCAGACTGCCACAACATTCAGAAGGGAATGCCGCGGGACCTTATAAAACAGACAAATACCGACCTTTGCATCAAGTGCCATACGAAATACCGTGCAGCCATACAAAAGTCCTCTCATCACCCCCTGCGGGAAGGGAAACTCTTTTGTACTGACTGCCACAACCCGCATGGAACCATGACAGAAAAACTCGTTTCAGCAAACTCCGTGAATGAGAAGTGTTATGAATGTCATACTGAGTATCGGGGACCGTTCCTGTTTGAGCATCCGGTGGTCAGGGAAAATTGCATGACCTGTCATGAGCCGCACGGTTCAAATTTAACCTTTCTCTTAAGATTAAAACCGCCGCATCTTTGCCAGCAATGCCATGTGAACGTCATTCAGGGTCACAGCGCGTTCCTCTTCGACGGCAATGACCTGCCCGGTGGTTCAAACTTTAGCGGCAGTGTTGGCGGCAAGCGCATGGTCCAGAAAGGGTGTCCAAACTGTCATTCTCAAATACACGGCTCCAATCATCCGGCAGGGGCAAAGTTTCAGAGATAA
- a CDS encoding nodulation protein NfeD: protein MKNYLILLLLFISISSPVFAGNIHYLTVDGIVNPVMSEFVIKGIQDAVKENAEAVVIQLDTPGGLDLSMRDIVKAMLSSDVPVIVYVAPAGSRAASAGVFITYAAHIAAMAPGTNIGSAHPVAMGGEKMDETMMKKVENDAVAYLKGIAAKRHRNADWAEKAVRQSINVPAEEALKLNVIDLIAQDKKALLEAIDGRKVEIISGEKILKTAKAEIKDIEMGLRHKILNAITNPNVAYILMMIGLIGLYFELSNPGLILPGVVGAICLVLAFYAFQTLSVNYAGLLLIGLAVLFFIAEIKVMSYGLLTVAGIVALTLGSLMLFESPLPFMQVSLWVVLPMVISITVIFLGAMYYGLKIRHKKPISGAEGLLDEIGIANTDIGKEGKIFIDGEYWDVWSDEPIKAGGKVRVVEVVGLKLKVAKI from the coding sequence ATGAAAAATTATCTAATTTTATTATTATTATTCATCTCTATTTCGTCTCCTGTATTTGCCGGCAATATCCACTATCTTACTGTTGATGGTATTGTAAATCCTGTAATGTCAGAATTCGTTATAAAGGGCATACAGGATGCCGTAAAAGAGAATGCAGAGGCGGTAGTGATTCAGCTTGACACGCCCGGCGGTCTTGATTTGTCCATGAGGGATATTGTGAAGGCCATGCTATCTTCAGATGTTCCAGTTATAGTTTATGTTGCTCCTGCCGGCTCAAGGGCTGCGTCTGCCGGTGTATTTATAACTTATGCGGCGCACATTGCGGCAATGGCGCCAGGGACAAACATAGGCTCTGCGCATCCTGTTGCAATGGGCGGCGAAAAGATGGATGAGACAATGATGAAAAAGGTTGAAAACGACGCAGTTGCTTATTTGAAAGGTATCGCGGCAAAAAGGCACAGAAACGCAGACTGGGCTGAAAAGGCTGTGCGGCAGAGTATCAATGTGCCTGCTGAAGAGGCGCTTAAGTTGAATGTCATTGATTTGATAGCGCAGGATAAAAAGGCCCTGCTTGAGGCAATAGATGGAAGAAAGGTAGAGATTATTTCAGGAGAAAAGATTTTAAAAACAGCAAAAGCAGAGATAAAAGATATAGAGATGGGACTCCGGCACAAGATATTAAATGCCATAACAAACCCGAATGTAGCATATATCCTAATGATGATCGGTCTCATTGGTCTTTACTTTGAGCTTTCAAATCCAGGTCTAATCCTGCCTGGTGTTGTTGGCGCAATATGCCTTGTCCTTGCATTCTATGCGTTTCAGACTCTTTCTGTAAATTACGCGGGTCTGCTTTTAATCGGTCTTGCCGTGCTTTTCTTTATAGCAGAGATAAAGGTAATGAGCTATGGCCTTCTGACAGTTGCGGGTATCGTTGCGCTTACCCTCGGCTCGCTCATGCTCTTTGAATCGCCTCTGCCTTTTATGCAGGTTTCGCTTTGGGTTGTATTGCCAATGGTTATAAGCATCACTGTTATATTTCTCGGCGCAATGTATTACGGCCTGAAGATACGGCATAAAAAACCGATAAGCGGCGCAGAGGGCTTGCTTGATGAGATAGGCATCGCAAATACAGATATTGGAAAGGAGGGAAAGATTTTTATTGACGGCGAATACTGGGATGTGTGGAGCGATGAGCCGATAAAGGCCGGGGGAAAGGTAAGGGTGGTTGAAGTAGTAGGGCTGAAATTGAAGGTAGCAAAAATATAA
- a CDS encoding MtrB/PioB family decaheme-associated outer membrane protein: protein MRFQKKLLTALTLLSIILGMRTISIGADTDGYIEAGAMTVDQRPESSKFMEYRGIDEDGTFPIANFNALYDTESHYFLDFTGKNLGIDTRNVYLKGGKYGLFKYFLEYDQIEQFISNNSRTLFTNPGSSDLTLPSGYNRNVVAKTTVDTILNGASGIGGTGNLKDIDMRLERKVGKAGFSFTPFDNITFDFSYKREQKEGVKAIGALNGGVANIVILPQPVDYITDTLRAAARYDTESTHTEFEYYLSKFNNQDVSLRWENPYNSGSTTDPHQVRSALPDTIYHRFSLSENMKLPWWHTSLSLAASYGIMLQDQAFLPYHAVSSATVNGSTNPLPRQSPDAEVDVISLNANIASRPSSNLGLSAKFIHYETVNKTPSSLYRYVAADGTPTTAVPGLSSAQSVNNLPYDIIKNQVKLDATDLLLPSQNTTLSMGYEFEKIERDHRESDTAENIGKIGLRSDLTSFAQAGANGLYGKREALNYNGRVVLELHPPEYEQCITTTSPAGCGVTSLANARNWFNHPDVRKADVSDRERYQYNGFLNIFPHYNVTVGIDYSNTMDDFYNTLLGVQKRNNEIYTINTTYSPFDALSLYAYYTNERNDSQQAGRQISATATTWYNPALDWRMDIRDVSNTAGVGLNILLLNDRLIVTPDFIYERTTTAYTAFAGSSFNGSSADLLPAKTIPNLKTKRYTVDMSGKYKLTDHWTVRAGYIYESFKSDDWAMDDITLNNTASVPNALFILSESIHDYIAHVGSVAIAYNW, encoded by the coding sequence ATGAGATTTCAAAAAAAATTACTTACAGCGCTAACACTGCTTTCAATTATACTTGGCATGCGCACAATCTCCATAGGAGCAGACACTGATGGCTATATTGAAGCAGGCGCCATGACTGTGGATCAGCGCCCTGAGTCATCAAAGTTCATGGAATATCGGGGCATAGATGAGGATGGCACATTCCCCATAGCAAACTTCAACGCTCTCTATGATACGGAAAGCCATTATTTCCTTGATTTTACCGGCAAGAACCTGGGCATTGATACAAGGAACGTATACTTAAAAGGCGGAAAATATGGGCTCTTTAAATACTTCCTTGAATATGACCAGATTGAGCAATTCATTTCAAACAACAGCAGAACGTTATTTACCAATCCCGGGTCTTCTGATTTAACACTGCCGTCAGGGTATAACAGAAACGTTGTAGCTAAAACCACAGTAGATACTATCTTAAATGGCGCAAGTGGCATCGGCGGGACCGGGAATCTGAAAGATATTGATATGAGATTAGAAAGAAAAGTTGGCAAGGCAGGATTTTCCTTCACCCCGTTTGACAATATTACCTTTGACTTTTCCTATAAACGCGAGCAAAAAGAAGGGGTCAAGGCAATCGGCGCCCTGAATGGGGGCGTAGCCAACATAGTCATTTTGCCTCAACCTGTAGATTATATTACGGATACACTCAGGGCAGCAGCGAGATACGACACTGAAAGCACGCATACGGAGTTTGAGTATTATCTCTCAAAATTTAACAATCAAGATGTTTCCCTCAGATGGGAGAATCCTTATAATAGCGGTTCTACAACAGATCCGCATCAGGTTAGGAGCGCCCTTCCGGATACCATCTATCACCGTTTCAGCCTGTCAGAGAATATGAAACTGCCGTGGTGGCACACCAGTCTTTCTCTTGCCGCTTCCTACGGCATCATGCTGCAGGATCAGGCATTTTTACCATATCATGCGGTTTCTTCAGCGACTGTGAATGGTTCAACCAATCCTCTGCCCAGACAATCCCCTGACGCAGAAGTTGATGTAATATCGCTCAACGCAAATATTGCCTCGCGGCCATCTTCTAACCTCGGCCTTAGCGCAAAGTTCATCCATTACGAAACTGTCAACAAGACACCGTCCTCGCTTTACCGGTATGTAGCGGCTGACGGCACTCCAACAACCGCAGTACCGGGGCTGAGCTCGGCGCAGTCAGTAAATAATCTGCCCTATGACATCATAAAAAATCAGGTAAAGCTTGACGCAACCGATCTTCTCCTGCCAAGTCAGAATACGACCCTTTCCATGGGATATGAGTTTGAGAAGATTGAACGGGACCACAGGGAATCAGACACAGCAGAAAATATCGGCAAAATAGGATTGCGTTCAGACCTTACGTCATTCGCCCAGGCCGGCGCGAACGGTTTATACGGAAAACGGGAGGCCCTGAATTATAACGGCAGGGTAGTCCTTGAATTGCACCCTCCGGAATATGAACAGTGTATAACAACAACTTCGCCTGCAGGATGCGGTGTTACTTCCCTTGCAAATGCCAGGAACTGGTTTAATCACCCTGATGTGCGAAAGGCTGATGTATCAGACAGGGAGCGGTATCAATACAACGGCTTCCTTAATATCTTTCCTCATTACAACGTAACCGTGGGCATTGACTATTCCAACACCATGGATGATTTTTACAATACATTACTGGGAGTGCAGAAACGAAATAACGAGATTTACACCATAAATACAACCTATTCACCCTTTGACGCGCTCTCTCTATATGCATACTATACCAATGAAAGAAACGATTCGCAGCAGGCCGGAAGACAAATAAGCGCTACTGCTACAACATGGTACAATCCAGCACTCGACTGGAGGATGGACATTAGAGATGTGAGCAATACGGCCGGCGTTGGGTTAAACATCTTGTTGCTCAATGACCGGCTGATTGTAACGCCTGACTTTATTTATGAGAGAACAACAACTGCATATACTGCTTTTGCAGGCAGCAGTTTTAATGGCTCCAGCGCAGATCTACTCCCGGCGAAGACGATACCTAACCTAAAGACGAAGCGCTATACCGTGGATATGTCAGGAAAGTATAAGCTTACGGATCACTGGACCGTGCGGGCAGGATATATATACGAGTCGTTTAAATCCGATGACTGGGCAATGGACGATATTACCCTGAATAATACAGCGTCGGTTCCAAACGCATTGTTCATCTTGAGTGAAAGCATACATGATTATATTGCCCATGTGGGAAGTGTTGCTATTGCGTATAACTGGTAA
- a CDS encoding ethylbenzene dehydrogenase-related protein, with translation MKKTLLIFASLAMLSFQRSSLVIAADVNWDAVPANTVNFFYTGVASWEFLTSKNHGVGMVPVVKKKKTCRECHISKDGTFDIEVSEIISGSLVMKASRNSFEPNPIPNKPAIIDAMFQVAYDPDYVYVRIQWNSAGKSWNSADDDKNDKPDRVAIQMNLSQEEFSKFGCFIACHNDQNSMPDSPSKDKVAKHPYYAKLKRDDVRLYAFYSRNDGWSSLKDNKAIDELLKGDGLIDLWAASFKGKKTEFLDEWILEDRKEDHKDIEGSGNWNGGKYTVVFKRKLNTGDNKDVPIKDGSTVTIGIAIHDDNAKLRQHYVSFPMIIGFGAKGFINATNIK, from the coding sequence ATGAAAAAAACTCTTTTGATTTTTGCATCCCTCGCCATGCTCTCGTTCCAGCGCTCTTCTCTCGTGATTGCGGCAGACGTTAACTGGGATGCCGTACCGGCAAACACCGTTAACTTTTTCTATACAGGCGTTGCGTCGTGGGAATTTCTGACGAGCAAGAACCACGGCGTCGGCATGGTTCCAGTCGTGAAGAAAAAGAAAACATGCCGCGAATGTCACATAAGCAAAGATGGTACTTTTGACATAGAAGTCTCTGAAATCATAAGCGGCTCGCTGGTCATGAAGGCATCGAGAAACTCATTTGAACCAAATCCCATACCAAACAAGCCGGCGATCATTGATGCCATGTTCCAGGTGGCGTATGACCCCGACTATGTCTATGTGAGAATACAGTGGAATTCTGCCGGCAAAAGCTGGAACAGCGCAGATGATGATAAAAATGATAAACCGGATAGAGTTGCCATACAGATGAATCTTAGCCAGGAGGAATTTTCAAAATTCGGCTGTTTTATTGCGTGCCACAATGATCAGAACTCCATGCCCGACAGCCCCTCAAAAGATAAGGTGGCTAAACATCCGTATTACGCAAAGCTCAAACGGGATGACGTACGTCTCTATGCGTTCTACAGCAGGAATGACGGATGGTCATCCTTAAAGGACAACAAGGCCATTGACGAACTTCTCAAAGGCGACGGCCTCATTGACCTCTGGGCAGCGAGCTTTAAGGGGAAAAAGACAGAATTCCTGGATGAATGGATACTGGAAGACAGGAAGGAAGACCACAAAGATATTGAAGGAAGCGGGAATTGGAATGGCGGAAAGTACACTGTTGTTTTTAAAAGAAAACTGAATACCGGCGATAATAAAGACGTGCCTATCAAAGATGGAAGCACGGTAACCATCGGCATCGCCATTCATGACGATAATGCAAAATTAAGACAGCACTATGTCTCATTCCCCATGATTATAGGATTCGGCGCTAAAGGGTTTATCAATGCAACAAATATAAAATAA
- a CDS encoding NapC/NirT family cytochrome c — MGTLLNFLKERWGIILGTAVVTIVITFGIIGGEMYISSTGFCLSCHSMSYVHDDLKKSSHYGALGADPGCQDCHLPPQFLKRVKSHIVDGVRGFIGEFTHDHSTKEKFNGYRAEYAHNARINIKKWDSSPCRTCHKVLRSSSDETAREHKKMETENKTCIDCHQNLAHEEVPEEDIVAGMKEGKIVVKEEEKEK; from the coding sequence ATGGGAACGTTGTTAAACTTTTTAAAGGAACGATGGGGGATTATTCTGGGAACAGCGGTTGTTACCATTGTGATAACATTCGGGATTATTGGTGGAGAAATGTACATTAGCTCCACGGGTTTTTGTTTATCCTGTCATAGCATGAGTTACGTGCATGATGATTTAAAAAAGTCATCGCATTACGGGGCGCTTGGCGCCGATCCCGGATGTCAGGACTGTCATCTGCCGCCCCAGTTCTTAAAAAGGGTTAAATCGCATATTGTGGACGGCGTAAGGGGGTTCATCGGTGAATTTACCCACGATCACAGCACAAAGGAAAAGTTTAACGGGTACAGGGCAGAATATGCCCATAATGCCAGGATAAATATTAAGAAATGGGATAGCTCACCCTGCCGCACATGCCACAAGGTACTAAGGTCATCCAGCGATGAGACGGCAAGGGAACACAAGAAAATGGAGACAGAAAATAAGACCTGTATAGACTGCCATCAGAATCTTGCCCATGAAGAGGTTCCAGAGGAAGATATTGTTGCAGGGATGAAAGAAGGTAAAATCGTGGTAAAAGAGGAGGAGAAAGAAAAATAA
- a CDS encoding ethylbenzene dehydrogenase-related protein — protein sequence MQKKLFMLMLSILCCRIPSVAFAADIDWNSIPPYKVRLFYPGVASWEYLTSKDHGIGRYAVINNRKSCAGCHISKGLTFDLRDQEIVSGSLKMKESERQFEPSPIQDKPASMIASIQAAYDDEYIYFMLQWDSAGKSWDNPATKRFDGVAIQINTGRPEFEKFGCFIACHNDQNTMPDSPSKDKVAKHPYYAKLKRDDVHLYAFYTRNNGWEDIKDDALLADLLKKDGLIDLWVVGIKGKNMEVKDEFIFTDRRDDSRNDIEASGTWENGKYTVIMKRKLVTLDQEDIQLKAGSSFNIGLAIHDDGAQKRQHYVSFPVSIGLGTKGTITATKIR from the coding sequence GTGCAAAAAAAGTTATTTATGTTGATGCTATCCATCCTCTGCTGTAGAATTCCTTCCGTTGCTTTTGCAGCAGACATTGACTGGAACAGCATTCCGCCGTATAAGGTAAGACTCTTTTATCCGGGCGTCGCGTCCTGGGAATACCTTACGAGCAAAGACCACGGCATTGGAAGATATGCTGTCATAAACAACAGAAAATCGTGCGCCGGTTGCCATATAAGCAAGGGGCTTACCTTTGATCTAAGGGATCAGGAAATAGTTAGCGGCTCGCTTAAGATGAAGGAGTCGGAAAGGCAGTTCGAACCGAGCCCTATCCAAGACAAGCCTGCCTCCATGATAGCGTCTATCCAGGCGGCATATGACGATGAATATATTTATTTCATGTTGCAGTGGGATTCCGCAGGCAAGAGCTGGGACAATCCGGCAACAAAACGGTTTGACGGTGTTGCCATACAGATAAATACCGGACGGCCCGAATTTGAAAAGTTCGGCTGTTTCATAGCATGTCATAACGATCAAAATACCATGCCCGACAGCCCCTCAAAGGATAAGGTGGCTAAACATCCGTATTACGCAAAGCTCAAACGGGATGACGTACATCTCTATGCATTCTACACCAGAAATAACGGGTGGGAAGATATAAAGGATGATGCATTGCTTGCAGACCTTCTAAAAAAGGATGGACTTATTGACCTCTGGGTGGTAGGTATAAAGGGGAAAAATATGGAGGTTAAGGACGAATTCATATTCACAGACCGCCGGGATGATTCCCGCAACGATATTGAAGCAAGCGGAACATGGGAAAATGGAAAGTATACCGTTATTATGAAGAGGAAGCTCGTAACCCTGGATCAAGAGGACATTCAGCTTAAAGCCGGCAGTTCGTTCAATATTGGCCTTGCAATTCATGACGACGGGGCTCAGAAAAGGCAGCACTATGTTTCATTTCCGGTAAGCATCGGGCTGGGGACCAAGGGAACAATAACAGCAACAAAAATAAGATAA